The genomic stretch CAGGGGAGCATTTCGGAGATTTTGTAATCCGTGCGGGTTATGTTAAAGCCGTAAATGATGGTCAAGAGTTTCATAGCTAATGCTATATTTTAAAAAACGAGGCTGTCCCACAAGTAGATCAAACGACTTGTGAGACAGCCTGTTTTTTGAATTTTACTCTTTTATAGCTACTAGCTTTAATATTTATTTGCTTAGCATTTTTCTGTCAAGTATAAAAGTACCGAAGGGGAGAAATGATGCTATAAATGCGATTAGAGCTTTCAAGAAAGACCACCGGTGAACGATCCATACGTGAAGCAGTGCAAAAGCATAAAGAACAAATAATAATCCATGCAAGCTGCCAATAACAGTCACACCAAGCGGTAAATCAGCAAAGTATTTGAACGGCATTGCAATTAAGAGCAATATAAAGGAAACTCCTTCCAAGAAACCTATGATGCGAAATCGGCCTAAAGCGGTCTTCAACATGAAATGCTTACCTCCAAATAAAATTAGTTTTTGTGTGGTTCAATACCGGCCCACAGTATATCTACGATCTCAGAGGCAGCTTGTTCCACACTTTTATCAGCATTTATGATTTCTTTGCGATTTCGTACGGTTAGCATAGCTGTAAAGACATGGGCAAGCAGAAGGGAGTCTCCTTTGTTAATATTTCCAGCGTCCATTTCTTTCTGAAGCTCTCTCCCAATCAGCTCATGCAGTGCGTTCTCGCTTGCTCGAATATCATTAACCTGCTCCTCAGATAATCCGCTGGATGCTTCTCTCATCATCGTCTCAAACTCGACATGAGCATTTTTCATATGACGTACAGCAACCTCATACAGCCGCTCCTTTAGTGTACCAGGCCCTTCAATAAATTTGGCTGTTTGGTCGTAAGCCATCTTAAGAACAAATTGAAGACAAGCTGTAAATAGAACAGACTTATTCTCGTAATAATAATAAACACTGGCTTTCGTTACACCGCAAGCTTTAGCAACACTCTCCAGTGATACCTTCTCAAACCCTTGCTCCATAAAAAGATAAGCAGCAGTGCGCAATATTTGCTGCATCGTCTGTATTGTACCTGTGCCTTTGGGTCGGCCTGGTTTGCGTTTTGTAGGCTCATCGATCATTACCGTACCCTCCATTCATAATATTGTAAAAAATAATGATTGATTAATTAACCTTCGGGTATATATAATTAAATTATGCTATTCATTTATTTTAAACGATATTAGCCAAAATGTGAAATGGAGGATGTAACACATGATTGAAAGATTAGCTGGTATCATCGCAGGAC from Paenibacillus sp. FSL H8-0548 encodes the following:
- a CDS encoding DUF3817 domain-containing protein; translated protein: MLKTALGRFRIIGFLEGVSFILLLIAMPFKYFADLPLGVTVIGSLHGLLFVLYAFALLHVWIVHRWSFLKALIAFIASFLPFGTFILDRKMLSK
- a CDS encoding TetR/AcrR family transcriptional regulator; protein product: MIDEPTKRKPGRPKGTGTIQTMQQILRTAAYLFMEQGFEKVSLESVAKACGVTKASVYYYYENKSVLFTACLQFVLKMAYDQTAKFIEGPGTLKERLYEVAVRHMKNAHVEFETMMREASSGLSEEQVNDIRASENALHELIGRELQKEMDAGNINKGDSLLLAHVFTAMLTVRNRKEIINADKSVEQAASEIVDILWAGIEPHKN